From the genome of Kryptolebias marmoratus isolate JLee-2015 linkage group LG19, ASM164957v2, whole genome shotgun sequence, one region includes:
- the LOC108247686 gene encoding G-protein coupled receptor family C group 6 member A-like isoform X2, giving the protein MKQFFTFCFFVAVLAQYFSFTEYVKEAKAPGDIIIGGLFPIHESVELGNNNCNRFSHARLAQSLMMIHAIEKINQRDELGGITLGYLIRDSCGDVTTALNNTLSFMSKIKFINTEDTYQSSSPILAVIGDYYSEISVPVTRLLNLESIPEVSYGATSGLLSDKTRFPSFLRTVPEDDHQTLAITKILKEHNWTMVGVVTTDGEYGRYAVKRLQEHASKHGICFAFTSVLPEFLVNKKLKGSINETVNNIIENKDVKVIVSFAKSNHMEEIFDQLLQDSRGRNKVWLASDNWSQSADALDTSKWSLTDVGTVFGTNLKSGNASQFKQFLHHLNKTSTTDYKNNSFLMDFLNENNSCTSGKPSIMDLINKTQPSAVFSIELAVKAIAQAVSDLCINKNCNLSTLKPSEFRDALQKANFTLNGKNYSFDENFNLNTGYDVILWKYTSDGILDTNYIVQHYDIGNQQLINNSETPVFDNLIRNVTSKCPSCARGQRKLSYKNQSVCCYACIKCPKNYYSNISDSEECYKCNEKTEYSGEGILLTLTVGIIFLACWNTPVVRSSVRLVSIILLLSLLSTFGSVFIFGGEPSDWKCRARQVDFGLSFTLSVSCILVKSFKIVLAFQFNSRTQNVLQKLYKPYLIIALCMIGQVLICIVWLSINPPEEVYQPEQEIRQWYCDEKLPATFGAMLVYIGLLAIICFVVAFKGRKLPQCYNDAKFITFSMLIFFIAWIIFGPVHVTVTGKYLPAVEMIVILFSAYGILFCQFFPKCYIILFKREANTLVAFREDIRNFSAGKDQDKDGNWCSSSSVSDGIPNPAFSPESVPNPEPSDPHLHQQL; this is encoded by the exons ATGAAAcagtttttcactttctgtttctttgttgctgttttagctcagtatttttcCTTTACTGAATACGTAAAGGAAGCCAAGGCTCCAGGTGATATTATTATTGGAGGATTGTTCCCAATACATGAAAGCGTTGAACTTGGAAACAACAACTGTaacag GTTCAGCCATGCTCGGCTGGCTCAGTCTCTGATGATGATTCATGCAATAGAGAAGATAAATCAGAGGGATGAGCTGGGAGGCATCACTTTAGGATATCTCATACGGGACTCCTGTGGAGATGTTACCACTGCACTGAACAACACTCTGTCCTTCATGAGCAAAATCA agttTATCAACACAGAAGATACATACCAGTCCTCGTCACCCATCCTGGCTGTTATAGGTGATTACTACTCAGAGATATCTGTACCAGTTACAAGACTCCTTAACCTGGAGAGCATCCCTGAG GTAAGTTATGGGGCAACCTCTGGTCTTCTGAGTGATAAAACCCGTTTCCCGAGCTTTCTGCGGACTGTACCAGAAGATGATCACCAAACCCTTGCCATCACTAAGATTCTCAAAGAACACAACTGGACGATGGTTGGTGTTGTGACAACTGATGGCGAATATGGTCGTTATGCAGTGAAACGCTTACAAGAACATGCAAGCAAGCATGGAATCTGCTTTGCCTTCACTTCTGTCCTACCAGAGTTTCTTGTCAATAAAAAGCTTAAAGGCAGCATCAATGAAACAGTCAATAACATCATTGAAAACAAAGATGTGAAAGTCATTGTATCCTTTGCAAAGTCTAACCATATGGAAGAGATTTTTGATCAACTTCTTCAAGACTCCAGAGGCAGAAACAAAGTTTGGTTGGCCAGTGATAACTGGTCTCAGTCAGCTGATGCACTTGATACCAGTAAATGGAGTTTGACAGATGTTGGAACAGTCTTTGGGACCAACCTAAAATCTGGAAATGCATCCCAGTTTAAGCAGTTTCTTCATCATCTTAATAAAACCTCTACAACTGACTacaaaaataactcatttttgatggattttttaaatgaaaataactcTTGCACGTCAGGCAAGCCATCCATCATGGACTTAATCAACAAGACACAACCGTCTGCTGTGTTCAGTATTGAGTTGGCAGTTAAAGCAATTGCACAAGCTGTTAGCGACCTCTGCATCAACAAGAACTGTAACTTATCCACATTAAAACCCTCAGAG TTCCGAGATGCCTTACAAAAGGCAAATTTCACCCTGAATGGgaaaaattattcatttgatGAGAACTTCAACCTCAACACAGGTTATGATGTCATCCTGTGGAAATACACTTCAGATGGTATTCTGGACACGAACTATATTGTTCAACATTATGATATAGGCAACCAGCAGCTGATCAACAACTCAGAAACACCAGTTTTTGACAACCTGATT AGAAACGTGACTTCCAAATGTCCAAGCTGTGCTCGAGGTCAAAGGAAATTGTCGTACAAGAATCAGTCTGTTTGCTGCTATGCATGCATAAAATGTCCTAAGAATTATTATTCCAACATCTCAG ATTCTGAAGAGTGTTATAAGTGTAATGAAAAAACTGAATACTCAGGAGAAG GAATTCTGCTAACCCTCACTGTCGGCATCATCTTCCTTGCCTGCTGGAATACACCGGTTGTACGTTCTTCTGTGCGTCTTGTCAGCATCATTCTCCTCCTTTCTCTTTTGAGCACATTTGGGAGTGTATTCATTTTTGGTGGTGAACCCAGTGACTGGAAGTGCAGAGCACGGCAAGTGGATTTTGGCTTGAGTTTCACATTGTCTGTCTCCTGCATCTTGGTCAAGTCTTTTAAAATTGTCTTGGCCTTTCAATTTAACTCAAGAACACAAAACGTTCTGCAGAAGCTTTACAAGCCTTACCTCATTATTGCATTGTGCATGATTGGTCAAGTGCTGATCTGTATTGTCTGGCTTTCAATCAACCCTCCAGAGGAGGTCTATCAGCCAGAGCAAGAAATACGTCAATGGTATTGTGATGAGAAATTACCTGCAACATTTGGAGCCATGTTAGTGTATATTGGTTTGTTAGCAATCATCTGCTTTGTTGTTGCCTTCAAGGGAAGAAAGTTGCCTCAGTGTTACAATGATGCAAAATTCATCACCTTTTCaatgctgatttttttcattGCCTGGATCATCTTTGGCCCAGTACACGTCACAGTCACAGGCAAGTACCTTCCAGCTGTTGAAATGATCGTCATCCTCTTCTCAGCCTACGGCATCCTGTTTTGTCAGTTCTTCCCCAAGTGTTACATTATCCTGTTCAAGCGAGAAGCAAACACACTGGTTGCTTTCCGTGAAGATATTCGGAACTTTTCTGCAGGAAAAGACCAGGACAAGGACGGAAACTGGTGTTCATCTTCAAGTGTCTCTGATGGAATCCCAAACCCAGCTTTTTCTCCGGAGTCGGTGCCAAACCCAGAGCCATCAGATCCACACCTTCATCAGCAgctataa
- the LOC108247686 gene encoding G-protein coupled receptor family C group 6 member A-like isoform X3, giving the protein MMIHAIEKINQRDELGGITLGYLIRDSCGDVTTALNNTLSFMSKIKFINTEDTYQSSSPILAVIGDYYSEISVPVTRLLNLESIPEVSYGATSGLLSDKTRFPSFLRTVPEDDHQTLAITKILKEHNWTMVGVVTTDGEYGRYAVKRLQEHASKHGICFAFTSVLPEFLVNKKLKGSINETVNNIIENKDVKVIVSFAKSNHMEEIFDQLLQDSRGRNKVWLASDNWSQSADALDTSKWSLTDVGTVFGTNLKSGNASQFKQFLHHLNKTSTTDYKNNSFLMDFLNENNSCTSGKPSIMDLINKTQPSAVFSIELAVKAIAQAVSDLCINKNCNLSTLKPSEFRDALQKANFTLNGKNYSFDENFNLNTGYDVILWKYTSDGILDTNYIVQHYDIGNQQLINNSETPVFDNLIRNVTSKCPSCARGQRKLSYKNQSVCCYACIKCPKNYYSNISDSEECYKCNEKTEYSGEGSAKCEKKIDMFLKWDDPYHIVLLVFTALGILLTLTVGIIFLACWNTPVVRSSVRLVSIILLLSLLSTFGSVFIFGGEPSDWKCRARQVDFGLSFTLSVSCILVKSFKIVLAFQFNSRTQNVLQKLYKPYLIIALCMIGQVLICIVWLSINPPEEVYQPEQEIRQWYCDEKLPATFGAMLVYIGLLAIICFVVAFKGRKLPQCYNDAKFITFSMLIFFIAWIIFGPVHVTVTGKYLPAVEMIVILFSAYGILFCQFFPKCYIILFKREANTLVAFREDIRNFSAGKDQDKDGNWCSSSSVSDGIPNPAFSPESVPNPEPSDPHLHQQL; this is encoded by the exons ATGATGATTCATGCAATAGAGAAGATAAATCAGAGGGATGAGCTGGGAGGCATCACTTTAGGATATCTCATACGGGACTCCTGTGGAGATGTTACCACTGCACTGAACAACACTCTGTCCTTCATGAGCAAAATCA agttTATCAACACAGAAGATACATACCAGTCCTCGTCACCCATCCTGGCTGTTATAGGTGATTACTACTCAGAGATATCTGTACCAGTTACAAGACTCCTTAACCTGGAGAGCATCCCTGAG GTAAGTTATGGGGCAACCTCTGGTCTTCTGAGTGATAAAACCCGTTTCCCGAGCTTTCTGCGGACTGTACCAGAAGATGATCACCAAACCCTTGCCATCACTAAGATTCTCAAAGAACACAACTGGACGATGGTTGGTGTTGTGACAACTGATGGCGAATATGGTCGTTATGCAGTGAAACGCTTACAAGAACATGCAAGCAAGCATGGAATCTGCTTTGCCTTCACTTCTGTCCTACCAGAGTTTCTTGTCAATAAAAAGCTTAAAGGCAGCATCAATGAAACAGTCAATAACATCATTGAAAACAAAGATGTGAAAGTCATTGTATCCTTTGCAAAGTCTAACCATATGGAAGAGATTTTTGATCAACTTCTTCAAGACTCCAGAGGCAGAAACAAAGTTTGGTTGGCCAGTGATAACTGGTCTCAGTCAGCTGATGCACTTGATACCAGTAAATGGAGTTTGACAGATGTTGGAACAGTCTTTGGGACCAACCTAAAATCTGGAAATGCATCCCAGTTTAAGCAGTTTCTTCATCATCTTAATAAAACCTCTACAACTGACTacaaaaataactcatttttgatggattttttaaatgaaaataactcTTGCACGTCAGGCAAGCCATCCATCATGGACTTAATCAACAAGACACAACCGTCTGCTGTGTTCAGTATTGAGTTGGCAGTTAAAGCAATTGCACAAGCTGTTAGCGACCTCTGCATCAACAAGAACTGTAACTTATCCACATTAAAACCCTCAGAG TTCCGAGATGCCTTACAAAAGGCAAATTTCACCCTGAATGGgaaaaattattcatttgatGAGAACTTCAACCTCAACACAGGTTATGATGTCATCCTGTGGAAATACACTTCAGATGGTATTCTGGACACGAACTATATTGTTCAACATTATGATATAGGCAACCAGCAGCTGATCAACAACTCAGAAACACCAGTTTTTGACAACCTGATT AGAAACGTGACTTCCAAATGTCCAAGCTGTGCTCGAGGTCAAAGGAAATTGTCGTACAAGAATCAGTCTGTTTGCTGCTATGCATGCATAAAATGTCCTAAGAATTATTATTCCAACATCTCAG ATTCTGAAGAGTGTTATAAGTGTAATGAAAAAACTGAATACTCAGGAGAAGGTAGTGCAAAATGTGAGAAGAAAATTGACATGTTCCTGAAATGGGACGATCCATATCACATTGTGTTGCTGGTATTTACTGCTCTAGGAATTCTGCTAACCCTCACTGTCGGCATCATCTTCCTTGCCTGCTGGAATACACCGGTTGTACGTTCTTCTGTGCGTCTTGTCAGCATCATTCTCCTCCTTTCTCTTTTGAGCACATTTGGGAGTGTATTCATTTTTGGTGGTGAACCCAGTGACTGGAAGTGCAGAGCACGGCAAGTGGATTTTGGCTTGAGTTTCACATTGTCTGTCTCCTGCATCTTGGTCAAGTCTTTTAAAATTGTCTTGGCCTTTCAATTTAACTCAAGAACACAAAACGTTCTGCAGAAGCTTTACAAGCCTTACCTCATTATTGCATTGTGCATGATTGGTCAAGTGCTGATCTGTATTGTCTGGCTTTCAATCAACCCTCCAGAGGAGGTCTATCAGCCAGAGCAAGAAATACGTCAATGGTATTGTGATGAGAAATTACCTGCAACATTTGGAGCCATGTTAGTGTATATTGGTTTGTTAGCAATCATCTGCTTTGTTGTTGCCTTCAAGGGAAGAAAGTTGCCTCAGTGTTACAATGATGCAAAATTCATCACCTTTTCaatgctgatttttttcattGCCTGGATCATCTTTGGCCCAGTACACGTCACAGTCACAGGCAAGTACCTTCCAGCTGTTGAAATGATCGTCATCCTCTTCTCAGCCTACGGCATCCTGTTTTGTCAGTTCTTCCCCAAGTGTTACATTATCCTGTTCAAGCGAGAAGCAAACACACTGGTTGCTTTCCGTGAAGATATTCGGAACTTTTCTGCAGGAAAAGACCAGGACAAGGACGGAAACTGGTGTTCATCTTCAAGTGTCTCTGATGGAATCCCAAACCCAGCTTTTTCTCCGGAGTCGGTGCCAAACCCAGAGCCATCAGATCCACACCTTCATCAGCAgctataa
- the LOC108247686 gene encoding G-protein coupled receptor family C group 6 member A-like isoform X1, producing MKQFFTFCFFVAVLAQYFSFTEYVKEAKAPGDIIIGGLFPIHESVELGNNNCNRFSHARLAQSLMMIHAIEKINQRDELGGITLGYLIRDSCGDVTTALNNTLSFMSKIKFINTEDTYQSSSPILAVIGDYYSEISVPVTRLLNLESIPEVSYGATSGLLSDKTRFPSFLRTVPEDDHQTLAITKILKEHNWTMVGVVTTDGEYGRYAVKRLQEHASKHGICFAFTSVLPEFLVNKKLKGSINETVNNIIENKDVKVIVSFAKSNHMEEIFDQLLQDSRGRNKVWLASDNWSQSADALDTSKWSLTDVGTVFGTNLKSGNASQFKQFLHHLNKTSTTDYKNNSFLMDFLNENNSCTSGKPSIMDLINKTQPSAVFSIELAVKAIAQAVSDLCINKNCNLSTLKPSEFRDALQKANFTLNGKNYSFDENFNLNTGYDVILWKYTSDGILDTNYIVQHYDIGNQQLINNSETPVFDNLIRNVTSKCPSCARGQRKLSYKNQSVCCYACIKCPKNYYSNISDSEECYKCNEKTEYSGEGSAKCEKKIDMFLKWDDPYHIVLLVFTALGILLTLTVGIIFLACWNTPVVRSSVRLVSIILLLSLLSTFGSVFIFGGEPSDWKCRARQVDFGLSFTLSVSCILVKSFKIVLAFQFNSRTQNVLQKLYKPYLIIALCMIGQVLICIVWLSINPPEEVYQPEQEIRQWYCDEKLPATFGAMLVYIGLLAIICFVVAFKGRKLPQCYNDAKFITFSMLIFFIAWIIFGPVHVTVTGKYLPAVEMIVILFSAYGILFCQFFPKCYIILFKREANTLVAFREDIRNFSAGKDQDKDGNWCSSSSVSDGIPNPAFSPESVPNPEPSDPHLHQQL from the exons ATGAAAcagtttttcactttctgtttctttgttgctgttttagctcagtatttttcCTTTACTGAATACGTAAAGGAAGCCAAGGCTCCAGGTGATATTATTATTGGAGGATTGTTCCCAATACATGAAAGCGTTGAACTTGGAAACAACAACTGTaacag GTTCAGCCATGCTCGGCTGGCTCAGTCTCTGATGATGATTCATGCAATAGAGAAGATAAATCAGAGGGATGAGCTGGGAGGCATCACTTTAGGATATCTCATACGGGACTCCTGTGGAGATGTTACCACTGCACTGAACAACACTCTGTCCTTCATGAGCAAAATCA agttTATCAACACAGAAGATACATACCAGTCCTCGTCACCCATCCTGGCTGTTATAGGTGATTACTACTCAGAGATATCTGTACCAGTTACAAGACTCCTTAACCTGGAGAGCATCCCTGAG GTAAGTTATGGGGCAACCTCTGGTCTTCTGAGTGATAAAACCCGTTTCCCGAGCTTTCTGCGGACTGTACCAGAAGATGATCACCAAACCCTTGCCATCACTAAGATTCTCAAAGAACACAACTGGACGATGGTTGGTGTTGTGACAACTGATGGCGAATATGGTCGTTATGCAGTGAAACGCTTACAAGAACATGCAAGCAAGCATGGAATCTGCTTTGCCTTCACTTCTGTCCTACCAGAGTTTCTTGTCAATAAAAAGCTTAAAGGCAGCATCAATGAAACAGTCAATAACATCATTGAAAACAAAGATGTGAAAGTCATTGTATCCTTTGCAAAGTCTAACCATATGGAAGAGATTTTTGATCAACTTCTTCAAGACTCCAGAGGCAGAAACAAAGTTTGGTTGGCCAGTGATAACTGGTCTCAGTCAGCTGATGCACTTGATACCAGTAAATGGAGTTTGACAGATGTTGGAACAGTCTTTGGGACCAACCTAAAATCTGGAAATGCATCCCAGTTTAAGCAGTTTCTTCATCATCTTAATAAAACCTCTACAACTGACTacaaaaataactcatttttgatggattttttaaatgaaaataactcTTGCACGTCAGGCAAGCCATCCATCATGGACTTAATCAACAAGACACAACCGTCTGCTGTGTTCAGTATTGAGTTGGCAGTTAAAGCAATTGCACAAGCTGTTAGCGACCTCTGCATCAACAAGAACTGTAACTTATCCACATTAAAACCCTCAGAG TTCCGAGATGCCTTACAAAAGGCAAATTTCACCCTGAATGGgaaaaattattcatttgatGAGAACTTCAACCTCAACACAGGTTATGATGTCATCCTGTGGAAATACACTTCAGATGGTATTCTGGACACGAACTATATTGTTCAACATTATGATATAGGCAACCAGCAGCTGATCAACAACTCAGAAACACCAGTTTTTGACAACCTGATT AGAAACGTGACTTCCAAATGTCCAAGCTGTGCTCGAGGTCAAAGGAAATTGTCGTACAAGAATCAGTCTGTTTGCTGCTATGCATGCATAAAATGTCCTAAGAATTATTATTCCAACATCTCAG ATTCTGAAGAGTGTTATAAGTGTAATGAAAAAACTGAATACTCAGGAGAAGGTAGTGCAAAATGTGAGAAGAAAATTGACATGTTCCTGAAATGGGACGATCCATATCACATTGTGTTGCTGGTATTTACTGCTCTAGGAATTCTGCTAACCCTCACTGTCGGCATCATCTTCCTTGCCTGCTGGAATACACCGGTTGTACGTTCTTCTGTGCGTCTTGTCAGCATCATTCTCCTCCTTTCTCTTTTGAGCACATTTGGGAGTGTATTCATTTTTGGTGGTGAACCCAGTGACTGGAAGTGCAGAGCACGGCAAGTGGATTTTGGCTTGAGTTTCACATTGTCTGTCTCCTGCATCTTGGTCAAGTCTTTTAAAATTGTCTTGGCCTTTCAATTTAACTCAAGAACACAAAACGTTCTGCAGAAGCTTTACAAGCCTTACCTCATTATTGCATTGTGCATGATTGGTCAAGTGCTGATCTGTATTGTCTGGCTTTCAATCAACCCTCCAGAGGAGGTCTATCAGCCAGAGCAAGAAATACGTCAATGGTATTGTGATGAGAAATTACCTGCAACATTTGGAGCCATGTTAGTGTATATTGGTTTGTTAGCAATCATCTGCTTTGTTGTTGCCTTCAAGGGAAGAAAGTTGCCTCAGTGTTACAATGATGCAAAATTCATCACCTTTTCaatgctgatttttttcattGCCTGGATCATCTTTGGCCCAGTACACGTCACAGTCACAGGCAAGTACCTTCCAGCTGTTGAAATGATCGTCATCCTCTTCTCAGCCTACGGCATCCTGTTTTGTCAGTTCTTCCCCAAGTGTTACATTATCCTGTTCAAGCGAGAAGCAAACACACTGGTTGCTTTCCGTGAAGATATTCGGAACTTTTCTGCAGGAAAAGACCAGGACAAGGACGGAAACTGGTGTTCATCTTCAAGTGTCTCTGATGGAATCCCAAACCCAGCTTTTTCTCCGGAGTCGGTGCCAAACCCAGAGCCATCAGATCCACACCTTCATCAGCAgctataa